Within the Opitutaceae bacterium TAV5 genome, the region GCTCGAATACTGGATCGTCGATCCCGACACCCGGCTCGTGAAAGTTTATCATCTCCCGGAAAACTCGCAGACACCGGCCTTCACGCTCGACAAGACCGGCACCCTCACCACGCGCCTGCTCCCCGGTTTCAGTCTGCCGCTGACGCGGGTATTTGTCGAATAACCGGCAAGCCGCAGCCGCAGCGTCCGTGTCGGAGCGGTGGCATTCCTGCCGCTGCAGACGACGCGAAGCCGTCGCCCGGTTTGGAAAATCCGCAGCGCATACGGGCAAAGGGCGAGGCGTGTTGCGCCTCGTCGCAGCGGCAGGAATGCCGCCGCTCCCCCCCCAATGCCTTTCGCATTGCGCGCCCGCCCTGCGCCCGCGAGCGTTTCCGCTTCCAGACAACGCACCACCAGACATGGCAACACACATGGCGAAAAACATGGCGAAAAAAAATCCGGCCGGAAAAACGGCCAAAACCTCAGCCAAATCCCAGGCCACCTGGGGCGGACGCTTCTCGTCCGGCCCCGCCGAGCTGATGCTCCGTTTCAGCGAATCGGTTTCCTTCGACCACCGCCTCGCCCCCTTTGACATCGCCGGCAGCAAGGCCCACTCCGCCATGCTCGCCCACGTCGGCCTGATCACGGCCAGGGAACGCGACGCCATCCACGCCGGCCTCGACGCCGTCCTCCACGAAATCCAGGCCGGCAAGTTCGCCTGGAACACGCAGCTCGAGGACGTGCACATGAACATCGAGCAGGCCCTCACCGCCCGCGTGCCCGCCGCCGCCAAACTCCACACCGCCCGCAGCCGCAACGACCAGGTGGCCACCGACATGCGCCTCTGGTTCAAATATTCCTGCGCCGCCCTCGGCGAAAGGATCGTCCAGGCCCAGCGCGCCCTCCTCTCCCTCGCCCGTCGCGACGGCGACGTGCTCATCCCCGGCTACACCCACCTCCAGCGCGCCCAGCCCGTCGCCCTCGCCCATCACCTCTTCGCCTGGATGGAAATGCTCCAGCGCGACCGCGAACGCTTCGCCGTCGTCGCCGACCACGCCAACTGGTCTCCCCTCGGCTCCGGCGCCATCGCCGGCACCACCCTGCCCATCGACCGCGAATACACCGCGCAAAAGCTCGGCTTCGTCGACGCCAAAGGCCGCCCGCGCGTCACGCAAAACTCCATGGACACCGTCGCCGACCGCGACCTCTTCATCGAGTATGCCACCGCCTGCGCCCTCTTCGGCGTCCATTGCTCGCGCATCGCCGAGGACCTCATTCTCTGGGCCAGCGCCGAGTTCCGTTTCGCCGACCTGCCCGACGCCTTTTGTACCGGTTCCTCGCTCATGCCGCAGAAAAAAAACCCCGATTCCTGCGAACTCCTCCGCGGCAAGTCCGCCCGCCTCCAGGGCAACCTCCACACCCTCCTCACCCTCGCGAAGGGCCTCCCGCTCACCTACAACCGCGACCTCCAGGAAGACAAGCCGCCCGTCTTCGACAGCCACGACCAGACCGCCCTCTGCGCCGACGTTCTCGCCGGCACCCTCGCCGGCACGCGCATCAACCGTGACGCCTGCGCCGCCGCCGTCGCCGATCCCGCGCTCCTCGCCACCGACCTCGCCGACTACCTCGTCGACCGCGGCGTCCCCTTCCGCGAAGCCCACCACGCCGTCGGCGCCGTCGTCAAACTCGCCGAGAAACTGAAACTCCCGCTCAACGAGCTCCCCACGGCCGAAGTGAAAAAACTCCATCCCGGCTACGGCGACGACTGGGCCACGGTTTTCGATCTCGAACGCGCCATGAACAAACGCCGCGGCACCGGCATGCCCGGCCCCGCGCAGATCAAGAAACAACTCGCCCGCTGGAATAAAACCCTCGCCTGAAAAACCATCACGGAAACCTTGAGCGGGCCGAGTTAAAACCGAAAGAAGTGAACCACAGAGACACCGAGACACAGAGAATCGGACCACAGAGAAAAAACATAACTCTCTGTGTGCCCTCTGTGTCTCGGTGTCTCTGTGGTTCACTTTCCGGGAAACATTTTCGCCCGCACAGGCGCGCCGGTATCGGTCCGTCCTCTGCTACCCCCGTTTCCGTGTTTCCGTGATTAATATGAAACCCGTCCGCCGGCTCCCCGACCGCGTCGCCAACCAGATCGCCGCCGGCGAGGTGATCGAACGCCCCGCCGCCGTCGTCAAGGAGCTCGTCGAAAACGCCCTCGACGCCGGCGCCACCCGCGTCGAGGTGGAGTTTGCCCACGGCGGCCGCGCCCTCATGCGCATCGAGGACAACGGCCACGGCATGACGCGCGACGACGCCCTCCTCTCCATCGAACGCCACGCCACCAGCAAGATCTCCGCCGCCGACGACCTCAACCGCCTCGGCTCCTTCGGTTTTCGCGGCGAGGCGCTCCCCTCCATCGCCAGCGTATCCCGCTTCACATTACAGACGCGCCCCGCCGCCAGCGACGCCGGCACGGAGATCCTCGTCAACGGCGGCCGCCTCGTCCACGTCCGCGAATGCGGACGCGCCACCGGCACGCGCATCGAGGTCGCCCAGCTCTTCAACTCCGTCCCCGCCCGCCGCAAGTTCCTCAAGACCGACGCCACCGAATCCGCGCACATCATCGCCTGCGTGCGCCTCTACGCCCTGGCCTTCCCCTCGGTCTCGTTCACCCTGATCGAAAACGGCCGCGTCATCTTCCGCTCGCCCGAGTGCCCCGATCTCCGCGACCGCGTCGCCGAGATTTTCGGCAACCAGCTCGCCGAGACGCTCATTCCCGTCAATCTCCACCAGGACGGCATGGAGCTGCGCGGCCTCATCGCCCGTCCCGGCGGCGCCGGCCGCGCCACGCGCCACGAGATGATCACCTTCGTCAACCAGCGTCCCGTCGACAACCGCACGCTCGCCTACGCGCTGATCGAGAGCTACCACGACTCGCTCCCGAAAGGCCGCTATCCGGCGGCGTTTCTCTTCCTCGACATCGACCCCGCGCTCGTGGACGTCAACGTCCACCCGGCCAAACGCGAGGTGCGTTTCCGCAGCGAACCGCAGGTGCGCGGTTTCGTCATCCGCGGCATCCTGCAAACCCTCCGTGAACTCTCCACGCCGCCCGCCCCGCCGCCCCTATCTCCCCTGTCTCCCACACCTCCCCTTTCTCCCCTCTCACCGCCCCTCCCGCAACTCCGCACCGCTGCCACGCCGGCGGCAGTCTCCGGGCATGGGAGCTATGGGACAGAGGAGACACCGGGGACACATGCTCCGGCTGCCGCTGCCCGGATGCCTTCTCTTCCGCGGCCGGCAGACTCGCCTACGCCCACACCGCCGCCACTCTCCGGCTCCGGACCGCTCCCCCCCTCCCCCCCTCCCCGGTTGCCGACACCGGCGGCCACGGCCTGGCGCTACATCGGGCTGGCTCACGGCACCTATGCGCTCTTCGAAACCGCCGCCGGCCTCGTCCTCCTCGATCGCCGCGCCGCGCAGGAACGCATCCTTTTCGAGCGGATCGAAAAACAGTTTGCCGACCACACCGTGGCCACGCAGCGCCTGCTCCTTCCCATCCCGCTCGAACTCGATCCCGTCGCCAGCGCGCTCCTCACCGACCGTCTGAAATTCCTCGCCGGACACGGCTTCGAGGTCGCCGAATTCGGCCGCAATTTTTTCCGCATCGAGGGCATTCCCGACTGGATGGACCCCGCCGCCGCGTCGCCCTTCCTGCGCGACCTGCTCGGCGCCCTGCGCGACGGACAACTCCCCGAGCGCGACCTCGCCGCCGCCCGCCAATTTCTCACCCGCCTCTCCGCCGCCCGCGCCGTGCGCCTCGCCGAGACCCCCTCTGCTGCCGAGATGCAGACGCTCGTCGCGCAACTCTTCGCCTGCGCGGCCCCGCACACCAGCCCCGCCGGCCGCCCCACCCACGTCGAGCTCACGCACGGCGAACTCAACCGCCGCTTCCAGCGGTAACGGCCTTCGCGTTCGGCCCGGCCTCCACTGCCGCCTCCGATAACAAGGGCGACGATCCCGGCGGATGCAGCACCAGCGCGCGCAACCGCCCCGCTTCCTCCAGATAACCTCCTTCACGCCGCAACGCCGCATCGAGCAGCGCCGTCGCCGCCGCCGGCTCGCCGATCTCGTACAAGCGCAGGGCACACGCCGTCGCTCCCTGCGAAGCATACTGGTCGCTTTTCCAGTCAAAATCACCCGGCTTCACGTCCGCCGCCGACCGTTTTCCCGAAAGCACCTCCTGCGCGACCCGGTAGGCCTTGCGGTTCGTTTTCAGCGCAACGATCGCTTCGCGCGCCTGGCCGGCCGCAGCCGCATCGCCTTCGAGCAAGGCGGCCTCGTAGAGCGTGATCTTCCCGATCAGATTGTGAGGCCGGCTGCGATCGAACTTCATCGCGAGCGCGCGGGCTCGAGGGAAATCCCGCAACGCGATGCTCACGCGGCATTGCTCGGCCACCTCGTCCATCGACCGGATCGAATCCACCGGCGCCGCCATATCCCGCGCGCCCGCGCTCCCCGCGTACTCGCGCGCCAGACCGTGGCTCAGGTAAAACAGCGTCAGCCAGCGATTCGACGCCCGGTCCCGTGCCAGCTCCGCGTACCGCTTCTCCGCCTCGTCCAGGCGTCCCTGTTGTTCGATGATTTCAATGGAAACGAATTCCTGCCGCAGACCCGACTTTTCCAGCCAGACCCCGTAATTTTCCCGGCCATTCCAGTTGCCGAAACTGGCCATCGGGCCGATTTCGCCGAGAAGTTGCCGGGCCCGTTTCCAGTCGCCCGTCAGGCCGGCCGCGTAACAGAAACGCGACTGGATCGGGAATCGTTTGGCCGCCGGGGTTTTTTCCAGCCACGCCTCATAACCGCACACCATGCGGGCGTAGTCCGGCCGGTGCAGGGAGACAAACTTGTCCTCTTCACAATACGCCGCCCAACCGAGCAATTGCGCATAAAGAATGTCGCCATCGGCGCCGCCAAGTTTGTCCGCCGCTTCGGCGGCATAACGCGCGAGATCGCCCGGCTCGCCAAACCAGCGGGGCAAAAGGTAATTGCCGACAAGGCTGTAAGCCGGACCAAACCCCGGCTCGATCCCCGTCATCCTGTCCGCGAGCCACCGCACCTCCTCCAGATACTTCCCTTCCGGCGCCTTGATATAAGCCTCCAGGTAGATTCCGTAGAGCGCCGTTCTTGCCGCTTCCGGCGCCGCCGCCAGCAATTCCAGCGCCCTGTCCCTGCGTTCCGCAAAGAGTTTCCAGCCTTCCTCCGACACGGTGCTGCTGTACCCTTGCCCGCGCGCCTTCCAGGCATGCTCCTGATAAAACGCCACCTGCGCCAGCCGGGCAGGCACCGATTCGGGACGCGCCTCCACCCACCTTTCCAGCGCCTCCCTCCGCTTCTGCCACTCGGCTTCGCTCTTCGTTTCGCTCGGGAAAAATCCCTTGAAATAATCGGTCAGCTCCGGACGGGAATCGGTGATCGCAAACGGGCCGGCGGCGACCTTCGCATAAAGCGCGTCGAGTTCGTCATACCTTGCATCCGCCAGAAGCTGGCCCGCCTGCCGGCTGGCGGATTGCGCGGAAACCACCGCGGTCAAACATGCCAACAGGAGGGAAAAGACCATGCCAAGGTAGCAGTAACGCATGGCACTACAGGATCGCATCTTTCCCGTCTCCGGCAAGGGCAAACCCTTCTCCGGAACTCCCTCGTCACCATGCTCTCCCCGCTCACGCGCGTCCCACCACCTGCTTGCGGTATCCGCGCGGCGGCAGGCCGGTGGCCTGGCGGAAACTCCGGCTGAAGGCGTAGATCGTCTCGAACCCGCACTCCCGCGCCACCGACGACACGCTGGCTCCCGGTTCGCGCAGCAACGCCATCGCCCGCGCCATCCGCCGCTCCCGCAAATACCGGCCCAGGCTCAGCGACGTCTCCTCGCGAAACACCCGCCGCAGGTGGCTTTCGGAAAACCCGAGCTCCGTCGCCAGCGCCTTCACGCTGTGCATCCGCCCCGGCGCCGCCGCCAGCCGGGCGTTCACGCGGTTGAGCGTGGACGACGCCATCGCCCGCGCCGCCGCACCCGCCCCGGCCCCTGCCCGCGCCGCCATTCCCGACGCCGCCCCGGTCCCGCCCAGCAGGCACAGCAGCAACGCCAGCTCCCCGCCCGCCTTCCGCGCCGCACCCGCATCGCTCCGCGCCTCCGGCCATGCCGCCAGCAACCGCTCCACGCATCCCCACCCCTCCTCCGGCACCGTCCGCCATTCGTCGCGCCACGCCGCCAGCCATGCCGGCGGGGCCAGCTCGAACGTCACGAACACCCAGCACACGCGGTCCGCCGCCACATCGCGGTAGTGGTGAAACTGATGCGGATGCACCAGCAGCGCCTCGCCCGGCCTCCCCGGCAGGAGCGACTGGTCCACGCACGCCGTCGCCTCCGTCCGCAGGTTGAGGATCAGCACGTGACGGTGGTGGTGATGCTGCCGCCGTGTCGTCGAACCATGGAAAAGCTGCCGCCGCCGCGTGCGTGCGAAGACGACAAGGTTGTCCGGCTGCGGCAGTTCGCGCACCGCCGCCCCCGCGTAATAATCCCGCGGCAACGGCAACGCGGCGGCGCGCCCGGCAAGTTTTTTCAGGACAGGGGAGACCGGCATGACATTCCTGTGATCGTTTTTGGCAAATTTATCATCGTTTCGGCCATTTCAGGCAATAACCGATTGCGCTACACTGTCGCCATGATCGTCAACCATCTGCTGACACCGTCCCGATTCGAGCGCGCCCCGGTAGCGGTCTTCGCCAGCAGCCTCGACGCCTCGCGCGCCGTGGCCGCGGAGGTGGCCGCGCTCATCCGCGCCCGGCAGAAGGAAGGCCGGAAAGCCGTGCTCGGCCTGGCCACCGGCTCCTCGCCGATCAGCTTTTACGCCGAACTCGTCCGCCTCCACCGCGAGGAAGGCCTGGGCTTCGAAAACGTCATCTCCTTCAACCTCGACGAATACCTCGGCCTGCCCCCCGACCATCCGCAGAGCTACCGGCATTTCATGCAGTCGCACCTGTTCGACCACGTGAACATCGCCCCGGAAAACACCCACGTGCCCGACGGCATGGCCCCGCGCTCCGAAACCGACGCCCGCTGTCGCGCCTGGGAGGACGCCATCCGCGCCGCCGGCGGCATCGATTTCCAGATTCTCGGCATCGGCCGCACCGGCCACATCGGTTTCAACGAACCCGGCAGCCACCGCGGCTCCCGCACCCGGCTGGTCACCCTCGACCCCGTCACCCGCCGCGACGCCGCCGGCGACTTCGGCGGCGAGGAACACACCCCGCGCTACGCCGTCAGCATGGGCGTGCGCACCATCCTCGAAGCCCGCCGCATCGTCCTCATGGCCTGGGGCCAGCACAAGGCCGGCATCGTCCGCGAGGCCGTCGAGGGCGAGGTCACCATGCAGGTCACCGCCTCCTTCCTCCAGGAGCACGACAACGCCCTCTTCGTCCTCGACGAGGCCGCCGCCGGCGCCCTCACCCGCAACCGCACGCCCTGGCTCGCCGGCCCGCTCGAGGACCAGGGCCTGGCGTGGGACGACCGCATGACGCGCCGCGCCCTCCTCTGGCTCGCCCGCACCCGCGGCAAGGCCATCCTCAAGCTCACCGACGACGATTACAACGAGACCGGCCTCCAGGACCTCCTGCAAAAACACGGCTCCGCCTACGAGGCCAACCTCGTCGGCTTTTACCAGATGCAGGACACCATCACCGGCTGGCCCGGCGGACGCGACCCCGCCCGCGCCCGCCGCGGCAACGCCCCCGTGCGCCCGCTCCGCGCCTCCTCCGCCGGCGTATTCCCCAAGCGGATACTCGTCCTCTCGCCCCATCCCGACGACGACGTCATCTCCATGGGCGGCACCCTCTGCCGCCTCGTCGAGCACGGCCACGAGGTCCATGTCGGCTACCTCGTCTCCGGCTCCACCTCCGTCTCCGACGAAACCCTCTGGCGTTTCCTCCTCTTCACCCGCGACTCCGGCCTGCTCGCCGGCGACGGTTCCGCCGCCGGCCAGGCGCAGGCCCTCATCGCCGAATTCGAGAAAAACGGCGCCCTCACGCCCTCGCCCGAAGTCGCCCGCCGGAAAGCGCTCGTGCGCCGCAACGAGACCCGGGCCGCCGCCCGCGTCTGCGGCCTGCCCGAGGAGCGCCAGCACTTCCTCAACCTGCCGTTCTACGAAAACACCGCCGTCCGCCGCCGCACGCTCGCCCACGAGGACATCGAGGGCGTCCGCCGGCTCCTCGCCGACGTGAAGCCGCACCTGATCTTCGCCGCCGGCGATCTCGACGACCCGCACGGCACGCATCGGCTCTGCCTGCGCGCCCTCCGCGACGCCCTCGCCACCAGCGCCGGCACCGGCGAGCCCTGGGTGGGCGGGACCGAACTCTGGCTCTACCGCGGCGCCTGGACCGACTGGGAACTCGACGAGATCGACATGGCCGTGCCGCTCAGCCCGAGCGAGGTCCTTCGCCGCCGCGCCGCGATTTTCCGCCACGAAACGCAAAAGGACCAGGCGCTCTTCCTCGGCAACGACCGCCGCGAATTCTGGCAACGCACCGAGGACCGCAGCCGCGCCCTCGCCGTCGCCTACAACCAGATCGGCCTCGCCGAATACGAAGCCATCGAAGCCTTCAAACGCTATTCCCCCGCCGACCTCATCGGCCTCGCCGGACTGTAAGCCAAACCGTTTAGAACAGAAGATAACGAAGATATTCCGGTTCCAGTAACCCGTCCTGTATCCGGAACCTTTTTTCCAAAACAGAAAATGTCTCTTTCGCCCAATCCCCCGCCGGCTTCCCGCGAATCTTCGTTCCCTTCGTTATCTTCTGTTCAATTTTTCATTCCCTTTATCACAAGCTGATTCCCGAGATCCACCGGCCCGCCGGGTCATCGGGCTTCTGTTCAAAAAGACTTCTGTCGCATGCCAGCCACGCTTCCCGTCTCCATCCCGCCCGAACTCCGTCCTCCGCTCGATCCCGGGTTCGTGCCCGCCGTTCTCTGGAACCGCGCCTACCGCGCCCTCGTCGCCACCGACCCCGGCGCGCGGCCGGTCACGCTCGCGCTCGTCCGCGCCGACGGCAGCGCCTCGCTCCACCGCGACCGCCTCCTTCGCGCCACGCATCCGGCCGCGGAGCTCACCCTCCGCTACGTCGAGCGCCTCCTCAAATTCCTCCTCTGGCAACGCGGCGGCTGCCGCATCCTCATCCACGGCGCCGGTGACATCGCCGCCGCGCTCGCCCGCATCTACGCCCCCGGCGGCGCCCGCGCCTTCGACCACACCATGATGGGCGAAAAAATCTACGGACAACCTTTCCGCGTCGAGGCCGTCGCCGACGAGAGTGACCTCCCCTCCGACGCCACCGCCTCGCTTCCCGTCGGCCGCAATCTCGACGGCTGCCGCATCGGCTTCGATCTCGGCGGCAGCGACCGCAAGGCCGCCGCGCTCGTCGACGGCAAGGTTGTCTTCTCCGAAGAGATTCCCTGGGACCCGTACTTCCAGAAAGACCCCGCTTATCACATCGAGGGCGTCCATGACTCGCTCGCCCGCGCCGCCGCGCATCTCCCCCGCGTGGATGCCATCGGGGGAAGCGCGGCCGGCGTCTACGTGAACAACGAGGTGCGCGTCGCCTCGCTCTTCCGCGGCGTGCCGGCCGATGCGTTCGAAAAACACATCCGCCGCATGTTCTTCACGCTTCAGGAACGCTGGGGCGGCGTCCCCTTCGAGGTCGTCAACGACGGCGAAGTCACCGCGCTGGCCGGCTCCCTCTCGATGAACGACAACGCCGTGCTCGGCATCTCCCTGGGCACCAGCATGGCTGCCGGCTACGTGACACCCGCCGGCAACATCACGCCCTGGCTCAACGAACTCGCCTTCGCCCCCGTCGATTACCGCGACGACGCTCCCCGCGACGAATGGTCGGGCGACGCCGGCTGCGGCGTGCAGTATTTTTCCCAGCAGGGCATCAACCGCCTCGCCCTCCTCGCCGGTTTCGACTTTGCCGAAACCCTCCCCCTCCCCGAACGCCTCGTCGAGGTGCAGCGCGCCCTCGCCGCCGGCGACGCCCGCGCCCGCGCCGTGTTCGAAACCGTCGGCACCTGCTTCGGGTATTCGATCGCTCACTACGCGGAATTTTACGACTTGCGCAATCTCCTCATCCTCGGCCGTGTGACCTCCGGGGAAGGCGGCGAAATCATCATCGACCGCGCGATCAAAACCCTCCGTGCCGGGTTCCCCGACCTCGCCGAAAAAATCCGCCTCCGCACGCCCGACGAAAAGGACAAGCGCCACGGCCAGGCCATCGCCGCCGCCAGCCTGCCGGCGCTGCGCGCCGGAGTAGTTGGCAGTTTGTGATTGGAAGTTGGTCGCAAGCGTCATCCCGATCTCCTTCCGTGCTCCGGCATCCGCTGCCCACTACAAATTTCAAACTGCAACTCCCAACTTCCAACTCCCAACTTCAAAATCCCAACTTCCCTATGAAATTCTCCCGTACCGACGCCGACATCTTCGTCCCCGAATCCGCCGCGGCCAACGCCGCGCCGCTCACGCCCGAGGCCGCGCTGGCCCGCACCACCCACCTTTGCGTGGCCGCGCACCAGGACGACATCGAGATCATGGCCTGGCATGGCATCGCCGAATGCTTCGGCCGCTCCGACCGCTGGTTCAGCGGCGTGGTCGTCACCAACGGCGCCGGCAGTCCGCGCTCGGGCCTCTACGGCCAGTACGACGACACCGCCATGCAGGCGATCCGCCGCCAGGAGCAGCGCAAGGCCGCCTACGTCGGCGACTACAGCATCCAGTTGCAACTCGCCCATCCCAGCTCGGCCGTGAAGGACAAAACCAACGCCGACGTCCAGGCCGACCTCGCCACCCTCTTCGAAACCGCCGACGCGGAGGTCGTCTACCTGCACCAGCCCGCCGACAAGCACGACACGCATATCGGCGTCCTCGCGCACGCGCTGCGTGCCCTGCGCGCGCTTCCCGCGGACAAACGCCCGCAGCGCGTCCTCGGCTGCGAAGTGTGGCGCGACCTCGACTGGATGCTCGACACCGACAAGCAGGTGCTCGACGCCGGCCGGTATCCCAACGTCGCCGCCGCCGCCGTCGGCGTGTTCGATTCGCAGATTTCCGGCGGCAAGCGCTACGACCTCGCCACGGCCGGCCGCCGGCTGGCGCACGCCACCTACCACACCTCGCACGCCACCGACGCCTTCCAGGGCATCAACTGGGCGATGGACCTCACCCCGCTCGTCGCCGACCCGTCGCTCGATATCGCCGCGTACACGCAGGCGTACATCGACCGCTTCGCCGCCGACGTCCGCGACCGCCTGGCCAGGTTTGCGTGATCGCCCGGCGTGGCATGGGCATCCTGCCCGTGTGGCGCGGGCGTCTCGCCCGCCGACGGCGAAGCCGCCGGATCGACGTGGCACGGGCTTCCAGCCCGTGAGCGTTGCC harbors:
- a CDS encoding AraC family transcriptional regulator, translated to MPVSPVLKKLAGRAAALPLPRDYYAGAAVRELPQPDNLVVFARTRRRQLFHGSTTRRQHHHHRHVLILNLRTEATACVDQSLLPGRPGEALLVHPHQFHHYRDVAADRVCWVFVTFELAPPAWLAAWRDEWRTVPEEGWGCVERLLAAWPEARSDAGAARKAGGELALLLCLLGGTGAASGMAARAGAGAGAAARAMASSTLNRVNARLAAAPGRMHSVKALATELGFSESHLRRVFREETSLSLGRYLRERRMARAMALLREPGASVSSVARECGFETIYAFSRSFRQATGLPPRGYRKQVVGRA
- a CDS encoding argininosuccinate lyase (catalyzes the formation of arginine from (N-L-arginino)succinate), with the translated sequence MAKNMAKKNPAGKTAKTSAKSQATWGGRFSSGPAELMLRFSESVSFDHRLAPFDIAGSKAHSAMLAHVGLITARERDAIHAGLDAVLHEIQAGKFAWNTQLEDVHMNIEQALTARVPAAAKLHTARSRNDQVATDMRLWFKYSCAALGERIVQAQRALLSLARRDGDVLIPGYTHLQRAQPVALAHHLFAWMEMLQRDRERFAVVADHANWSPLGSGAIAGTTLPIDREYTAQKLGFVDAKGRPRVTQNSMDTVADRDLFIEYATACALFGVHCSRIAEDLILWASAEFRFADLPDAFCTGSSLMPQKKNPDSCELLRGKSARLQGNLHTLLTLAKGLPLTYNRDLQEDKPPVFDSHDQTALCADVLAGTLAGTRINRDACAAAVADPALLATDLADYLVDRGVPFREAHHAVGAVVKLAEKLKLPLNELPTAEVKKLHPGYGDDWATVFDLERAMNKRRGTGMPGPAQIKKQLARWNKTLA
- a CDS encoding GlcNAc-PI de-N-acetylase → MKFSRTDADIFVPESAAANAAPLTPEAALARTTHLCVAAHQDDIEIMAWHGIAECFGRSDRWFSGVVVTNGAGSPRSGLYGQYDDTAMQAIRRQEQRKAAYVGDYSIQLQLAHPSSAVKDKTNADVQADLATLFETADAEVVYLHQPADKHDTHIGVLAHALRALRALPADKRPQRVLGCEVWRDLDWMLDTDKQVLDAGRYPNVAAAAVGVFDSQISGGKRYDLATAGRRLAHATYHTSHATDAFQGINWAMDLTPLVADPSLDIAAYTQAYIDRFAADVRDRLARFA
- a CDS encoding transcriptional regulator, encoding MPATLPVSIPPELRPPLDPGFVPAVLWNRAYRALVATDPGARPVTLALVRADGSASLHRDRLLRATHPAAELTLRYVERLLKFLLWQRGGCRILIHGAGDIAAALARIYAPGGARAFDHTMMGEKIYGQPFRVEAVADESDLPSDATASLPVGRNLDGCRIGFDLGGSDRKAAALVDGKVVFSEEIPWDPYFQKDPAYHIEGVHDSLARAAAHLPRVDAIGGSAAGVYVNNEVRVASLFRGVPADAFEKHIRRMFFTLQERWGGVPFEVVNDGEVTALAGSLSMNDNAVLGISLGTSMAAGYVTPAGNITPWLNELAFAPVDYRDDAPRDEWSGDAGCGVQYFSQQGINRLALLAGFDFAETLPLPERLVEVQRALAAGDARARAVFETVGTCFGYSIAHYAEFYDLRNLLILGRVTSGEGGEIIIDRAIKTLRAGFPDLAEKIRLRTPDEKDKRHGQAIAAASLPALRAGVVGSL
- a CDS encoding glucosamine-6-phosphate deaminase; the protein is MIVNHLLTPSRFERAPVAVFASSLDASRAVAAEVAALIRARQKEGRKAVLGLATGSSPISFYAELVRLHREEGLGFENVISFNLDEYLGLPPDHPQSYRHFMQSHLFDHVNIAPENTHVPDGMAPRSETDARCRAWEDAIRAAGGIDFQILGIGRTGHIGFNEPGSHRGSRTRLVTLDPVTRRDAAGDFGGEEHTPRYAVSMGVRTILEARRIVLMAWGQHKAGIVREAVEGEVTMQVTASFLQEHDNALFVLDEAAAGALTRNRTPWLAGPLEDQGLAWDDRMTRRALLWLARTRGKAILKLTDDDYNETGLQDLLQKHGSAYEANLVGFYQMQDTITGWPGGRDPARARRGNAPVRPLRASSAGVFPKRILVLSPHPDDDVISMGGTLCRLVEHGHEVHVGYLVSGSTSVSDETLWRFLLFTRDSGLLAGDGSAAGQAQALIAEFEKNGALTPSPEVARRKALVRRNETRAAARVCGLPEERQHFLNLPFYENTAVRRRTLAHEDIEGVRRLLADVKPHLIFAAGDLDDPHGTHRLCLRALRDALATSAGTGEPWVGGTELWLYRGAWTDWELDEIDMAVPLSPSEVLRRRAAIFRHETQKDQALFLGNDRREFWQRTEDRSRALAVAYNQIGLAEYEAIEAFKRYSPADLIGLAGL
- a CDS encoding DNA mismatch repair protein MutL, with the translated sequence MKPVRRLPDRVANQIAAGEVIERPAAVVKELVENALDAGATRVEVEFAHGGRALMRIEDNGHGMTRDDALLSIERHATSKISAADDLNRLGSFGFRGEALPSIASVSRFTLQTRPAASDAGTEILVNGGRLVHVRECGRATGTRIEVAQLFNSVPARRKFLKTDATESAHIIACVRLYALAFPSVSFTLIENGRVIFRSPECPDLRDRVAEIFGNQLAETLIPVNLHQDGMELRGLIARPGGAGRATRHEMITFVNQRPVDNRTLAYALIESYHDSLPKGRYPAAFLFLDIDPALVDVNVHPAKREVRFRSEPQVRGFVIRGILQTLRELSTPPAPPPLSPLSPTPPLSPLSPPLPQLRTAATPAAVSGHGSYGTEETPGTHAPAAAARMPSLPRPADSPTPTPPPLSGSGPLPPSPPPRLPTPAATAWRYIGLAHGTYALFETAAGLVLLDRRAAQERILFERIEKQFADHTVATQRLLLPIPLELDPVASALLTDRLKFLAGHGFEVAEFGRNFFRIEGIPDWMDPAAASPFLRDLLGALRDGQLPERDLAAARQFLTRLSAARAVRLAETPSAAEMQTLVAQLFACAAPHTSPAGRPTHVELTHGELNRRFQR